The following proteins are co-located in the Streptomyces sp. NBC_00435 genome:
- a CDS encoding anti-sigma factor, translated as MKHDDELHTLTAAYVMDALGPGEHEAFSRHFARCQPCSGDVAEFSETAGRLAAAVALVPPPQMKGAVLARIETVRQLPPRVGVRRAAGFLDRLPRRAGAFVVAASLAGAALFGGVALHQSGQADRARQEAGQAEARSQELRAVVTAPDARTVHGRTSGGAAATVITSPARDRAVFLTERLPAPGAGMTYQLWLAEHGTMRPAGFLTGDGAAVLAGDLHRATAVGLTLEPAGGSARPTTTPLVLLALPG; from the coding sequence GTGAAGCACGACGACGAACTGCACACCCTCACCGCGGCCTACGTCATGGACGCGCTCGGCCCGGGTGAGCACGAGGCCTTCTCGCGGCACTTCGCCCGGTGCCAGCCGTGCTCGGGGGACGTCGCGGAGTTCTCCGAGACGGCCGGCCGGCTGGCCGCCGCCGTGGCCCTGGTGCCTCCGCCGCAGATGAAGGGTGCCGTCCTCGCCCGGATCGAGACCGTCCGCCAGCTGCCGCCGAGGGTGGGCGTCCGCAGGGCGGCCGGATTCCTGGACCGGCTCCCGCGCAGGGCCGGCGCCTTCGTGGTCGCCGCCTCGCTCGCGGGGGCGGCCCTCTTCGGCGGCGTCGCCCTCCACCAGAGCGGGCAGGCGGACCGGGCCCGCCAGGAGGCCGGGCAGGCCGAGGCGCGGAGCCAGGAACTGCGGGCCGTGGTCACGGCCCCGGACGCCCGTACCGTCCACGGCCGCACCAGCGGCGGGGCCGCCGCGACCGTGATCACCTCCCCGGCCCGCGACCGGGCCGTGTTCCTCACCGAGCGGCTGCCGGCCCCGGGCGCCGGGATGACGTACCAGCTGTGGCTGGCCGAACACGGCACGATGCGCCCGGCCGGCTTCCTCACCGGCGACGGGGCGGCGGTACTGGCGGGGGACCTGCACCGGGCGACAGCCGTCGGCCTGACCCTGGAGCCCGCCGGGGGATCGGCACGGCCGACCACCACCCCGCTGGTCCTGCTCGCCCTCCCCGGGTAG
- the sigK gene encoding ECF RNA polymerase sigma factor SigK — MDGPARRTALGPGAPTRARRRTGAAQVNPEELRFPGTGPGPGSGAGAVGAELAELMARVAQGDQNAFSALYDAVAGTVFGIAVKVVRDRAQSEEVAQEVMIDVWRQAARFRPEQGSVMAWVATIAHRRAVDRVRSAQASATREHDAGVRDQDRPFDEVSEQVESRLERDQVKRCLRGLTELQRQAVTLAYYQGLTYREVAETLQAPLPTIKTRMRDGLIRLRDCMGVTT; from the coding sequence ATGGATGGACCGGCGAGAAGGACCGCTCTCGGCCCCGGCGCGCCCACCCGGGCCCGACGCCGTACGGGGGCCGCTCAGGTGAACCCCGAGGAGCTGCGCTTCCCCGGTACGGGCCCGGGCCCCGGCAGCGGTGCCGGAGCGGTCGGGGCGGAACTGGCGGAGCTGATGGCGCGGGTCGCGCAGGGGGACCAGAACGCCTTCTCCGCCCTGTACGACGCCGTGGCGGGAACCGTCTTCGGCATCGCGGTCAAGGTGGTCCGCGACCGCGCGCAGTCGGAGGAGGTCGCCCAGGAGGTGATGATCGACGTGTGGCGCCAGGCCGCCCGCTTCCGCCCCGAACAGGGGAGCGTCATGGCCTGGGTGGCCACGATCGCCCACCGCCGGGCGGTCGACCGGGTCCGCTCCGCACAGGCCTCGGCCACCCGGGAGCACGACGCGGGGGTACGCGACCAGGACCGGCCTTTCGACGAGGTGAGCGAACAGGTGGAGAGCCGCTTGGAACGCGACCAGGTCAAGCGCTGCCTGCGCGGGCTGACGGAACTCCAGCGCCAGGCCGTCACCCTCGCCTACTACCAGGGGCTCACCTACCGGGAGGTCGCCGAGACCCTCCAGGCCCCCCTTCCCACGATCAAGACCCGGATGCGCGACGGACTGATCCGACTGCGCGACTGCATGGGGGTGACCACGTGA
- a CDS encoding molybdopterin-dependent oxidoreductase, with protein MRGVSINRRTVERGALAAASGLLSGYAALATAELAAALVRPQAGPVTVIGGAAIDRTPPALKDFAVRTFGENDKLVLQLGILVTVGLLAALLGVLALHRRRTGAAGVLAFGALGSAAALSRPDAAGAGDVLPSLAGAAAGALVLYLLVGKVNGPGGSGRGATGRSGGSGGDSTGGSGGSAPWNRLNRRGFLLAAGATALVSTGTGALGRALTGRRSQGATASRAAVRLPSPASAAAPVPAGASLPIPGISGFTTPNKEFYRVDTALVVPRVDADAWRLRIHGKGVSRPRSYSFADLLQRPLIERDITLTCVSNEVGGPYAGSARWLGVRLADLLREAGVRAPSRGGPADQLIARSVDAMTLGTPVEEVMDGRDAMLAVAMNGEPLPFEHGFPVRMVVPGLYGYVSACKWIRDLELTTFDAYDPYWVKRGWARRAPVKTQARIDTPKPFARTPAGTVVVAGVAWAQHRGIERVEVRVDDGAWQEASLAAQATTDTWRQWSFHWNPAPGGHHLTVRATDGTGEVQTERRTRTVPDGASGWHSVFVTAG; from the coding sequence ATGAGGGGCGTGAGCATCAACCGAAGGACTGTCGAGCGCGGCGCCCTCGCCGCGGCGAGCGGCCTGCTGTCCGGGTACGCCGCCCTGGCCACCGCCGAACTGGCCGCCGCCCTGGTACGGCCGCAGGCGGGCCCGGTCACGGTGATCGGCGGGGCGGCCATCGACCGCACTCCCCCGGCGCTCAAGGACTTCGCCGTCCGCACCTTCGGCGAGAACGACAAGCTGGTCCTCCAGCTCGGCATCCTCGTCACCGTCGGTCTCCTGGCGGCCCTGCTCGGGGTGCTGGCCCTGCACCGGCGCCGTACGGGTGCGGCCGGCGTACTGGCCTTCGGCGCCCTCGGCTCGGCGGCGGCGCTCAGCCGTCCCGACGCGGCGGGAGCGGGCGACGTCCTGCCCTCGCTGGCCGGGGCCGCGGCCGGCGCGCTGGTGCTGTACCTGCTGGTGGGGAAGGTGAACGGCCCCGGCGGCAGTGGCCGGGGCGCCACCGGCCGCAGCGGCGGCAGCGGCGGGGACAGCACCGGCGGCAGCGGCGGGAGCGCCCCCTGGAACCGTCTGAACCGCCGCGGCTTCCTCCTCGCGGCCGGGGCCACCGCCCTCGTCTCCACGGGGACGGGCGCCCTCGGCCGGGCCCTGACCGGCCGCCGAAGCCAGGGTGCCACCGCCTCCCGCGCCGCCGTACGGCTGCCTTCCCCCGCTTCGGCGGCCGCGCCCGTCCCGGCCGGGGCGAGCCTGCCGATCCCCGGCATCAGCGGCTTCACCACTCCGAACAAGGAGTTCTACCGTGTCGACACCGCACTCGTGGTCCCCAGAGTGGACGCCGACGCCTGGCGTCTGCGCATCCACGGCAAGGGCGTCTCCCGCCCGCGCTCCTACTCCTTCGCCGATCTTCTCCAACGCCCCCTGATCGAGCGGGACATCACCCTGACCTGCGTGTCGAACGAGGTGGGCGGTCCGTACGCGGGCTCCGCCCGCTGGCTCGGCGTCCGCCTGGCGGACCTCCTGCGGGAGGCGGGCGTCCGGGCGCCGTCGCGCGGTGGGCCGGCCGATCAACTGATCGCCCGCTCGGTGGACGCGATGACGCTGGGCACCCCCGTCGAGGAGGTCATGGACGGCCGGGACGCGATGCTCGCGGTCGCCATGAACGGTGAGCCGCTCCCCTTCGAACACGGCTTTCCCGTCCGGATGGTCGTCCCCGGCCTCTACGGCTACGTCTCCGCCTGCAAGTGGATCCGGGACCTCGAGCTCACCACCTTCGACGCCTACGACCCGTACTGGGTCAAGCGTGGCTGGGCGCGCCGGGCTCCGGTCAAGACGCAGGCGCGCATCGACACCCCGAAGCCGTTCGCCCGGACCCCGGCCGGGACCGTGGTGGTGGCCGGGGTGGCGTGGGCCCAGCACCGCGGCATCGAGCGGGTCGAGGTCCGCGTCGACGACGGGGCGTGGCAGGAGGCCTCCCTCGCCGCGCAGGCCACTACGGACACCTGGCGGCAGTGGTCCTTCCACTGGAACCCCGCGCCCGGCGGGCACCACCTGACCGTCCGCGCCACGGACGGCACCGGCGAGGTCCAGACCGAGCGGCGCACCCGCACCGTCCCGGACGGCGCGAGCGGCTGGCACAGCGTCTTCGTCACCGCCGGCTGA
- a CDS encoding fasciclin domain-containing protein — protein MSTPRFRRTALAVAAAAVLPFALTACSDSGKDAASGPAAEAGADVSSPAVDASAPTTAGGPFGPACAGVPKEGAGSFDGMAKDPVATAASNNPALSTLVTAVKQAGLVDTLNNAKDITVFAPTNDAFAKIPKADLDKILADKATLTKILTYHVVGQKLTPRQLGNGSFATLETGKVTTAGSGESYKVNGVSNVVCGNVPTSNATVYIVDTVLMPK, from the coding sequence ATGAGCACCCCTCGTTTCCGTCGTACCGCCCTCGCCGTCGCCGCGGCCGCAGTACTGCCCTTCGCACTGACCGCCTGTTCCGACTCCGGCAAGGACGCAGCCTCCGGTCCGGCCGCGGAGGCGGGCGCGGACGTCTCGTCCCCGGCCGTGGACGCCTCGGCGCCGACGACGGCGGGCGGCCCCTTCGGCCCGGCGTGCGCCGGTGTCCCGAAGGAGGGCGCGGGCAGCTTCGACGGCATGGCCAAGGACCCGGTCGCGACCGCCGCGTCCAACAACCCGGCGCTGTCGACCCTGGTGACGGCCGTCAAGCAGGCCGGCCTCGTCGACACCCTGAACAACGCCAAGGACATCACGGTGTTCGCGCCGACCAACGACGCCTTCGCCAAGATCCCGAAGGCCGACCTCGACAAGATCCTCGCCGACAAGGCCACGCTGACCAAGATCCTCACCTACCACGTGGTCGGCCAGAAGCTGACGCCGAGGCAGCTGGGGAACGGCTCCTTCGCCACGCTGGAGACCGGGAAGGTGACCACCGCCGGCTCGGGCGAGTCGTACAAGGTCAACGGCGTCTCCAACGTGGTCTGCGGCAACGTCCCGACCTCCAACGCGACCGTGTACATCGTGGACACCGTCCTGATGCCGAAGTAG
- a CDS encoding RDD family protein yields the protein MSFGDPNNPYGQQQPPQGQPSYPQQAPQGVPPQYGYPQQPAGVPPQQPYGAYPPAPMPGGMPGMPGAGMPPLAHWGLRAAAYLLDILIIAGPMFLVNIVAAGDSEPSMGVAIFSLIAILYAIGMGFFQLYKEGSTGQTIGKKVLGISLRREADGNVLGFGMAFVRKLAHFLDGIACYIGWLWPLWDAKKQTFADKVCSTVVIVVPKV from the coding sequence ATGAGCTTCGGCGACCCGAACAACCCCTACGGCCAGCAGCAGCCCCCGCAGGGTCAGCCCAGCTACCCGCAGCAGGCGCCGCAGGGCGTGCCCCCGCAGTACGGCTACCCGCAGCAGCCCGCGGGCGTGCCCCCGCAGCAGCCGTACGGCGCGTACCCGCCGGCTCCGATGCCGGGCGGCATGCCGGGCATGCCCGGTGCGGGAATGCCGCCGCTGGCGCACTGGGGCCTGCGCGCCGCCGCGTACCTTCTCGACATCCTGATCATCGCGGGCCCGATGTTCCTCGTGAACATCGTGGCCGCCGGCGACAGCGAGCCCTCCATGGGCGTCGCGATCTTCAGCCTGATCGCCATCCTCTACGCCATCGGCATGGGCTTCTTCCAGCTGTACAAGGAGGGCTCGACCGGTCAGACCATCGGCAAGAAGGTCCTCGGGATCAGCCTGCGCCGCGAGGCCGACGGCAACGTCCTCGGCTTCGGCATGGCCTTCGTCCGCAAGCTGGCGCACTTCCTCGACGGCATCGCCTGTTACATCGGCTGGCTGTGGCCGCTGTGGGACGCGAAGAAGCAGACCTTCGCCGACAAGGTGTGCAGCACCGTCGTCATCGTGGTGCCCAAGGTCTGA
- a CDS encoding S1 family peptidase — protein MNKPLAGAAFALLLTGAVAAPAVAQAPRDTATQAVAVNFAGTVALSNCSGSVVRVPNSLPSDPALVLSNGHCLESGMPAAGQVVKDKASSRSFSLLNASGSKVATLRASKISYATMTDTDISIYQLTKTYAQISSQYGINALTLNDAHPVQGAAIKVVSGYWKRTYTCNVDGFAYRLKEGEWTWKDSLRYTSACNTIGGTSGSPVIDTVTGKVVAVNNTGNEDGGRCTLNNPCEVDESGAVTVRQGINYAEQTYIIVPCVGPGNKIDLTRAGCTLPKP, from the coding sequence ATGAACAAGCCTCTCGCCGGCGCCGCGTTCGCCCTGCTCCTCACCGGAGCGGTGGCCGCACCGGCCGTGGCCCAGGCACCCCGGGACACGGCCACCCAGGCCGTCGCGGTCAACTTCGCGGGTACGGTCGCGCTGAGCAACTGCTCCGGCTCCGTCGTCCGCGTGCCCAACTCGCTGCCGTCCGACCCCGCGCTCGTCCTGTCCAACGGGCACTGTCTGGAGTCCGGCATGCCGGCGGCCGGGCAGGTGGTCAAGGACAAGGCGTCCAGCCGCTCCTTCTCGCTGCTGAACGCGTCGGGCTCCAAGGTCGCGACGCTGCGCGCGAGCAAGATCTCGTACGCCACGATGACCGACACCGACATCTCGATCTACCAGCTGACCAAGACCTACGCCCAGATCAGCAGCCAGTACGGCATCAACGCCCTCACCCTGAACGACGCCCACCCGGTGCAGGGCGCCGCCATCAAGGTGGTGTCGGGGTACTGGAAGCGCACGTACACCTGCAACGTCGACGGGTTCGCCTATCGGCTCAAGGAGGGCGAGTGGACCTGGAAGGACTCCCTGCGCTACACCTCGGCGTGCAACACCATCGGCGGCACCTCCGGCTCCCCGGTGATCGACACGGTGACCGGCAAGGTCGTCGCCGTGAACAACACGGGCAACGAGGACGGCGGGAGGTGCACGCTGAACAACCCGTGCGAGGTGGACGAGAGCGGCGCAGTGACGGTCCGTCAGGGCATCAACTACGCGGAGCAGACCTACATCATCGTTCCCTGCGTGGGCCCCGGTAACAAGATCGACCTGACCCGCGCCGGCTGCACCCTCCCGAAGCCGTAG
- a CDS encoding glycoside hydrolase family 16 protein: MRLASGRKRQSVRRAVIAALSTVAVAAATAAAVTLPADAAAPPVPSGWSQVFLDEFNGAAGSGANTADWQYTTGTSYPGGPAGFGTGEVETMTADTSNVSLDGAGNLRITPRRDTAGNWTSGRVESRRSDFQPPAGGRLRTEARIRMPDVTGAAAKGYWPAFWMLGAPYRGNWWNWPGIGELDIMENVQGIDNEWATMHCGTSPGGPCNETTGIGGQRVCTGTTCQGGFHTYAVEWDRSTAVEEMRFYLDGVNFHTVRASQVDVTTWASATEHGYFIILNVAMGGAFPDAFGGGPDAGTEPGHPMVVDYVSVLQATGAATTPPTTPPSTPPTTPTPPTAPPTTPPTTPPPGNRDAYAAIQAESHDSQSGTARETTTDTGGGQDLTTIGNGDWAQYKGVDFGTTAATQFRGRVAGGAAGGVSGLVEVRLDSRTNAPVGSFAVASTGGWQSWRTVPANITGVTGRHDVYLTFTSGQPADYVNLNWFDFGH; this comes from the coding sequence ATGCGTCTGGCATCAGGCAGGAAACGGCAGTCGGTCCGACGGGCCGTCATCGCCGCACTGAGCACCGTGGCGGTGGCGGCCGCGACCGCCGCCGCCGTCACCCTTCCCGCCGACGCGGCCGCGCCGCCGGTACCGTCGGGCTGGTCCCAGGTATTCCTGGACGAGTTCAACGGGGCTGCCGGCTCGGGGGCGAACACCGCCGACTGGCAGTACACCACCGGTACGAGCTACCCCGGCGGCCCGGCGGGCTTCGGCACCGGCGAGGTCGAGACGATGACCGCCGACACCAGCAACGTCTCCCTCGACGGCGCGGGCAATCTGCGCATCACCCCGCGCCGGGACACCGCGGGCAACTGGACCTCCGGGCGCGTCGAGAGCAGGCGCTCCGACTTCCAGCCCCCGGCGGGCGGCAGGCTGCGTACGGAGGCACGCATCCGGATGCCCGATGTGACGGGCGCCGCGGCCAAGGGCTACTGGCCGGCGTTCTGGATGCTGGGAGCGCCGTACCGCGGCAACTGGTGGAACTGGCCCGGCATCGGTGAGCTCGACATCATGGAGAACGTCCAGGGCATCGACAACGAGTGGGCCACGATGCACTGCGGCACGAGCCCCGGCGGCCCGTGCAACGAGACGACGGGCATCGGCGGCCAGCGCGTCTGCACCGGGACCACGTGCCAGGGCGGATTCCACACCTACGCCGTGGAGTGGGACCGGTCCACCGCCGTCGAGGAGATGCGCTTCTACCTCGACGGGGTCAACTTCCACACGGTACGGGCCAGTCAGGTGGACGTCACGACCTGGGCCAGTGCCACCGAGCACGGCTACTTCATCATCCTGAACGTGGCCATGGGCGGGGCGTTCCCGGACGCCTTCGGCGGCGGACCCGACGCGGGGACCGAGCCCGGCCACCCGATGGTGGTCGACTACGTCTCCGTACTGCAGGCCACGGGCGCCGCGACCACCCCGCCGACGACTCCCCCGAGCACGCCTCCGACCACCCCGACCCCGCCCACCGCGCCTCCGACGACGCCGCCCACCACCCCGCCGCCCGGCAACCGCGACGCGTACGCCGCCATCCAGGCCGAGTCCCACGACAGCCAGTCAGGGACGGCCAGGGAGACCACCACCGACACCGGCGGCGGCCAGGACCTCACCACGATCGGCAACGGCGACTGGGCCCAGTACAAGGGCGTCGACTTCGGCACCACCGCCGCGACCCAGTTCCGCGGACGGGTCGCCGGCGGGGCTGCCGGCGGCGTGAGCGGGCTCGTGGAAGTCCGGCTCGACAGCCGGACGAACGCGCCGGTCGGCAGCTTCGCGGTGGCGAGCACCGGCGGCTGGCAGAGCTGGAGGACCGTACCGGCGAACATCACCGGCGTCACGGGCAGGCACGACGTGTACCTGACCTTCACCAGTGGCCAGCCGGCCGACTACGTGAACCTCAACTGGTTCGACTTCGGACACTGA
- a CDS encoding MAB_1171c family putative transporter produces the protein MRLYDAVVVPPLWLFVCLKAPALRSAPRQDRIMWSMWMIWAVSFTIGVPAVRRIIDAAVGLQSFTNLPVHVLSLFAMGALFEFIREATGERAHRRARLRWILLGLAEVGLIVTFFASPLPDGETDLVTVTRSPTITVYWLIFLGYILYGVTSGIRLCWRYGRHASPGPTRTSLRLLGLACCSGLVYVVHRLAHLVAAFGGRELPGGVGVAAITQVLLACTLLLLVASVCWPFLAEGAKRVRLRRQVRAIRPLWQVLTESTPEVVLPLPGDLHKDAELVRYRYVIEIRDSALALSGHVSEQQREAVRSALAGAEPGGPEREATAEAAVLLHAARAERAGEPPRFPERAMVREGGDLDTEAEWLRRVAAALRSPATRSAVEVLRRSTEAAGPGATAGPGPTAPPGAAA, from the coding sequence TTGAGGCTTTACGACGCCGTCGTCGTCCCCCCGTTGTGGCTCTTCGTCTGCCTGAAGGCCCCGGCGCTCCGCTCGGCACCGCGCCAGGACCGCATCATGTGGTCGATGTGGATGATCTGGGCCGTCTCGTTCACCATCGGCGTTCCCGCCGTCCGGCGGATCATCGACGCGGCCGTCGGACTGCAGAGCTTCACGAATCTGCCGGTCCACGTGTTGTCGCTGTTCGCGATGGGAGCGCTCTTCGAGTTCATCCGCGAGGCGACCGGCGAACGCGCCCACCGCAGGGCCCGGCTGCGCTGGATCCTGCTGGGTCTCGCGGAGGTCGGGCTGATCGTCACCTTCTTCGCGAGCCCGCTCCCGGACGGGGAGACCGATCTCGTGACGGTGACCCGGTCGCCGACGATCACCGTGTACTGGCTGATCTTCCTCGGCTACATCCTGTACGGGGTGACGAGCGGGATCCGCCTGTGCTGGAGGTACGGACGGCACGCCTCACCCGGCCCGACCCGGACCTCGTTGCGGTTGCTGGGGCTGGCCTGCTGTTCCGGGCTGGTCTATGTCGTCCACCGACTGGCCCACCTCGTGGCCGCGTTCGGTGGCCGGGAGCTTCCCGGCGGCGTGGGGGTGGCCGCCATCACGCAGGTCCTCCTGGCCTGCACCTTGCTGCTGCTCGTGGCGAGCGTGTGCTGGCCGTTCCTCGCCGAGGGTGCCAAGCGCGTCCGGCTGCGCAGGCAGGTGCGGGCCATCCGACCCCTCTGGCAGGTGCTCACGGAGTCCACGCCCGAGGTCGTCCTCCCGCTCCCCGGGGACCTGCACAAGGACGCCGAACTGGTGAGGTACCGCTACGTGATCGAAATTCGGGACAGCGCCCTCGCGTTGTCCGGTCACGTCTCGGAACAGCAGCGCGAGGCCGTCCGGTCCGCTCTGGCCGGCGCGGAACCGGGTGGCCCCGAGCGCGAGGCGACGGCCGAGGCGGCCGTACTCCTCCACGCGGCACGGGCCGAACGCGCCGGTGAGCCGCCCCGGTTCCCCGAACGCGCCATGGTGCGGGAGGGCGGCGACCTGGACACCGAGGCCGAGTGGCTGCGGAGGGTCGCCGCGGCGCTCCGGTCGCCCGCGACGCGGTCGGCCGTCGAGGTGCTGCGGCGGAGCACGGAGGCTGCCGGACCCGGCGCGACTGCCGGACCCGGCCCGACTGCCCCGCCCGGCGCGGCTGCCTGA
- a CDS encoding LacI family DNA-binding transcriptional regulator — protein sequence MAAQLPAGRPTLEAVAARAGVSRATASRVVNGGDGVRPHLVDKVRAAIAELGYVPNHAARTLVTRRTGAVAVIIAEPEIRIFSDPFFSRQVRGISKELTAHDTQLVLLLVEDRGDYDHIERYLAGGHVDGALAFSLHTDDPLPAITRRIGMPTVYGGRPGWTGQAGGAGEHGPVSYVDADNRGGAREAVRYLLSRGCRQIAHIAGPLDQTSATDRLDGYRDVLLDADPALIAEGDFTAAGGARAMAELLERCPDLDAVFAANDLMATGALGVLRERGRSVPGDVALVGFDDAELVAESTDPPLTTVRQDIEGMGRLMARLLLRTLDRTHPALGVPGSVITPTSLVRRGSA from the coding sequence GTGGCCGCACAGCTTCCCGCCGGCCGGCCCACGCTGGAGGCCGTGGCCGCCCGGGCCGGGGTGTCCCGGGCCACCGCGTCCCGGGTCGTCAACGGCGGCGACGGGGTCCGGCCCCATCTGGTCGACAAGGTCCGCGCGGCCATCGCGGAGCTCGGCTACGTGCCCAACCACGCGGCGCGCACCCTGGTGACCCGGCGGACGGGCGCGGTCGCCGTGATCATCGCCGAGCCGGAGATCCGCATCTTCTCCGACCCGTTCTTCTCCCGCCAGGTCCGCGGCATCAGCAAGGAACTGACCGCGCACGACACGCAGCTGGTGCTGCTGCTGGTCGAGGACCGCGGGGACTACGACCACATCGAGCGCTATCTGGCGGGCGGTCACGTGGACGGCGCGCTCGCCTTCTCGCTGCACACGGACGACCCGCTGCCCGCCATCACCCGGCGCATCGGGATGCCCACCGTCTACGGTGGCCGCCCCGGCTGGACCGGGCAGGCCGGTGGGGCCGGGGAGCACGGTCCGGTGTCCTACGTCGACGCCGACAACCGCGGGGGCGCGCGTGAGGCCGTACGGTACCTGCTGTCGCGGGGGTGCCGGCAGATCGCGCACATCGCCGGGCCGCTGGACCAGACCTCGGCGACGGACCGGCTCGACGGCTACCGCGACGTACTGCTCGACGCCGATCCCGCGCTCATCGCCGAGGGGGACTTCACCGCGGCCGGCGGGGCGCGGGCGATGGCCGAGCTGCTCGAGCGCTGCCCGGACCTCGACGCGGTGTTCGCCGCGAACGACCTGATGGCGACGGGCGCGCTGGGCGTGCTGCGCGAGCGGGGCCGGTCGGTGCCCGGGGACGTGGCGCTCGTCGGCTTCGACGACGCCGAACTGGTGGCGGAGAGCACCGATCCCCCGCTGACGACCGTGCGCCAGGACATCGAGGGCATGGGCCGTCTGATGGCCCGGCTGCTGCTGCGGACCCTGGACAGGACGCACCCCGCGCTCGGGGTGCCGGGCTCGGTGATCACCCCGACCTCGCTGGTGCGGCGCGGCTCGGCCTGA
- a CDS encoding ABC transporter substrate-binding protein, with product MSNPRPARRTTLRLGAVALTGALLAACGSGSDAKSPEGAGGQVTLTVDLFGAFGYQEAGLYAEYERLHPNIKIKQTDTEDEQDYWKSLQTRLAGGGGLADVQALEMGRIASVTRKQADRFTDLKEYGAAALQGEFAEAKWAAATTGDGKVLGLGTDVGPEAMCYRSDLFKAAGLPTDRAELATAWATWDGYLELGRQYRAKAPAGSSWLDSVNSLNAVMVGQAKERYYDASGTLIYENSPAVKSAWDASVKAAADGLSAKLDQWSPPWNQAFASGSFATMPCPAWMLGYIKGQAGDTAKGKWDVAKLPGGAGNWGGSYLAVPRAARHKKEAYELVKWLTAPEQQTELFRKQGNFPSAVKAIGQIADARDPYFSDAPIGQIFGDAAEKSPVQVLGVHDKDVADQITNALSEVERKGTPPETAWSNAKKAVKNALG from the coding sequence ATGTCCAACCCCCGACCCGCCCGGAGAACCACGCTCCGCCTCGGCGCCGTCGCCCTGACCGGAGCCCTCCTGGCCGCCTGCGGATCCGGGTCCGACGCCAAGTCCCCCGAGGGCGCGGGCGGACAGGTCACGCTCACCGTCGACCTGTTCGGCGCCTTCGGCTACCAGGAGGCCGGACTCTACGCCGAGTACGAGCGGCTCCACCCGAACATCAAGATCAAGCAGACGGACACCGAGGACGAGCAGGACTACTGGAAGTCCCTCCAGACCCGGCTCGCCGGCGGCGGCGGGCTGGCCGACGTCCAGGCCCTCGAGATGGGGCGGATAGCCTCGGTGACACGGAAGCAGGCCGACAGGTTCACGGACCTCAAGGAGTACGGAGCGGCCGCGCTCCAGGGCGAGTTCGCCGAGGCCAAGTGGGCGGCCGCGACGACCGGGGACGGCAAGGTGCTCGGGCTGGGCACGGATGTCGGTCCCGAGGCCATGTGCTATCGGAGCGACCTCTTCAAGGCGGCGGGTCTGCCCACCGACCGTGCGGAACTGGCCACCGCGTGGGCGACCTGGGACGGATATCTGGAGCTCGGCCGGCAGTACCGGGCCAAGGCACCGGCCGGCAGCTCCTGGCTGGACAGCGTCAACAGCCTGAACGCCGTCATGGTCGGCCAGGCGAAGGAGCGGTACTACGACGCCTCCGGCACCCTGATCTACGAGAACAGCCCCGCGGTGAAGTCCGCCTGGGACGCCTCGGTCAAGGCCGCCGCGGACGGCCTCAGCGCCAAGCTGGACCAGTGGTCCCCACCGTGGAACCAGGCCTTCGCCTCCGGCTCCTTCGCCACCATGCCGTGCCCCGCCTGGATGCTCGGCTACATCAAGGGGCAGGCCGGGGACACGGCCAAGGGCAAATGGGACGTGGCGAAGCTGCCCGGCGGCGCGGGCAACTGGGGCGGCTCCTACCTGGCTGTCCCCCGGGCCGCCCGGCACAAGAAGGAGGCGTACGAGCTGGTGAAGTGGCTGACCGCGCCCGAGCAGCAGACCGAACTCTTCCGCAAGCAGGGCAACTTCCCCTCCGCCGTCAAGGCCATCGGGCAGATCGCCGACGCCAGGGACCCCTACTTCTCGGACGCGCCGATCGGGCAGATCTTCGGTGACGCCGCCGAGAAGTCCCCGGTCCAGGTGCTGGGAGTGCACGACAAGGACGTCGCCGACCAGATCACCAACGCGCTGAGCGAGGTGGAGCGCAAGGGCACGCCGCCGGAGACGGCCTGGTCGAACGCGAAGAAGGCCGTCAAGAACGCCCTGGGCTGA